Part of the Rhizobium viscosum genome is shown below.
CGATCGGGGTTGTGAACTGACCGAAGCTGGAACTTGTTACCCCGCTACATTGTAAATCTCGGCAAGGTCGCGTAGATCCCAGTTCCCGCCAGACAACACTGCACACACTTTTTCGTCGCGCTTGACGTCTATGCTGCCCGCCAACAGTGCTCCGACGCCAATCGAGGCGGCTGGTTCAGCGATCAGTTTCGCATCCTTGGCAAGAGCACGCATCCCGGCGATGATGTGCTCGTCTTCAACGAGAACGATCTCGTCCACATATTTTTCGATAATTGGATACGGGTTTTGACCCGGAACGCTTATCCTCAAGCCATCCGCAATGGTGTTCTTCAAGGGAAGCGATGTGCGCTCCTTGTTTATCCGGCTGTGAAAATATTTCGGAGTCAGAGCAGGCTCTGCCCCTATGACGCGAACCGATGGTTTCGTTTCTTTTATCGCAGTGGCGATCCCCGAGATCAGGCCTCCGCCGCCCACGGGAACAATGACCGTATCTACGTCGCCCAGGTCCTCGAGTATTTCACACCCGATCGTTCCCTGACCGGCCATCACGATGGGGTCCTCAAAAGCGTGAACAGTCGCGTATTTGTTTTCTTCAGCGATTTCATACACCCTTTTCCATCTGGCGGCGGTGTCGCCATCGAAAAGAATGACTTCTGCCCCGAGGGCTTTTGTGTTCTCGATCTTGATTTTGGGCGTGGTCACCGGAACGACCAATATCGCTTTTACGCCCAGCATCCTGGCGGCATAAGCAAGCCCTTGGGCATGATTGCCCGACGACGTCGCAATAATGCCGTTTGCGATCTCTTCTCTCGAGAGCGAGAGAGCCTTGTTCAGGGCGCCGCGGATTTTGAAAGCGCCAGTAATCTGCAACGTTTCGGGTTTGAGATATAGCTGACAACCAGCGGCATTCTCAATTTTGTCCGCGCGCAAGAGCGGCGTGTGTCTGACGTGCGGTTTCAGCCGTTCGTGAGCTTCACGGATGTCCTGAATCGTGGGGTAATTGCGCATGGTCATCACTCAAAAAACTGAAAGAACGTGCCGACGTTATTGGCTATGGCGTTCTGATGGACTTTGCTGGCTGTCGTATTGTCGTGTATGGCCATCCCAGTGGAATCGAAGATCGTGATTTCCTCATCACTTTCTCGTCCTGGCTTCTTTCCCAACAATACCTCGCCGATCTCGCCATAAATGTCGTCTTTGGCGATGATGTTTTTATTCAACGGGTGCCAGGTCTCGCCCTTTTCTGTGCATTGCGCGATTGAGTCCACGACTACCTTCGCGTTCCTGAAGAGCTCCGGATCCAGCTCCTGTTTGCCGCGTTGGTCGGTGCCGATTGCAACGATGTGCGTGCCGGGTTTCACCCAATCTGCTTCCACAAGCGACCCCTTCCCGCGGGTCGTCGTAATCAGGATATCGGCCTGCTCAACGGCTTCTTTTTTTGAGTTTGCCATGATTACGGGAATGCCAAATTCGCTTTCGATATCCGTCTTGTATTTGGAAAGCGTGTCCGCGCGACTGTCCCATGCGTGGATCACTTCGATCTTCATGATCTCGTTGATCGCCCGGATTTGCATTCGTGCCTGATTTCCTGTCCCGATCGATGCGATCGTCCTGGCGTTCTTCCTCGCCAGGGCTTTGACGGAGACGGCTCCGGACGCCCCCGTTCTGAGACCAAGGATCAAGCTTCCATCCATAACGCAAATCAACGCACCGCTCCTGGCATCAAACAGGAAAATGGTCGCCATGCCATTGGGCACGCCGTGTGCTGTCGGGTTATCAATGAACCCTCCGGAAGAGGCTTTCATGGAGATCACTTCAATGGCTTTGTAATAACCAAGCTTGAAGTCAATTTCCCCACGAGGCGGTGGGAGATCTATTCCGATATAGTCGGGTTGCTCCACCTGATCACTGTTAAAGGCTTTGTAAGCCTCTTCCACCGCGCCGATGACTTCCGTCATGCCGATTAGCCGTTTTACTTCATCCTTCTTAAGCAGCAGCGTTTTCATGCATGACCTCTCGATTTTTGGCTTCATGGGATGCACCGGCACGGCACACCCTGAACCACAATCACCATAGTGGGAGATCGGCGAGCCTAGTGATCGCATTCGCTGCGACCTGAAGCAGATTGTTTTGTATCGCATGGGAGCGTTGGCAGAGAGTTGCGGCGGGCGTCTGTCCGAGCTCCGGCGAGAAAAATCGGAGGAGCTGCTTGCTCAGATTGGTCCGCATGCGGGGACCTCATCTAAAAGTCAGCGACTTTACCCCAGGCAGATTTTCGGAAGCGATCCGGATGGTAGGGGCGGGGATCGACGATCGGCTCGTTACCGCTCACGATGTCTGCGATCAAGTGGCCGGCGCCCGGACCGATACCGAAGCCGTGCCCGCTGAAGCCGGCGGCGAGGATGAAACCCGGTACGGCGGCGATTTCGCCGATCCCCGGGACCCCGTCCGGCGTGCTGTCGATATAGCCCGCCCATGCGGCAGCGATGCTGGTGTTCTGCAGGGGAGGCAGGAGGTCGAGTGCGCGCAAATGGGTGAGGCGAATGGTGGCTTTATCGACCGCGGGATCAAGGATGCGCATGCGCTCCATCGGCGTGGGGGCGTCCAGTCGCCAGCGGGCCAAGGTCTCATGGCCGGAGCGGAAGCCCTCAAGCCCGCCTGGGGCTAGGCTGCGCCAGCGTTTGACGAACATCGGCAGAAATTGCGGCGAGAACCTGAGTTGTTGCGGCGTCGGGTCGACGCGGCCGCGGCCGCTGATGGCGAGTGTATAGCCGCCGTCGGCGCGGCGCGTCACCGAAACGGCGGCCGTATGCAGCGCATCCGGAAGGCCGATGGCGCCCGGCGAGACGGCAAGGATCGACGAGCGGATAGCGACCTGCGGAAAGCGGATGCCGAGCTGGCGGCAGAAGGAGGAGGCCCAGGCACCGCCGGCAAGGATCGCCGTCGTCGTGCGGATCGTCCCATGCTCGGTGACGACACTGGAAAGGCGACCGCCTTCTGTCTCTATGCCGCGGGCGGCGCAAGACTGGTGCACGGTGCCGCCAAGCTTGAGGATCGCACGCGCGACCGCGGGTGCTGCAC
Proteins encoded:
- a CDS encoding threonine/serine dehydratase codes for the protein MTMRNYPTIQDIREAHERLKPHVRHTPLLRADKIENAAGCQLYLKPETLQITGAFKIRGALNKALSLSREEIANGIIATSSGNHAQGLAYAARMLGVKAILVVPVTTPKIKIENTKALGAEVILFDGDTAARWKRVYEIAEENKYATVHAFEDPIVMAGQGTIGCEILEDLGDVDTVIVPVGGGGLISGIATAIKETKPSVRVIGAEPALTPKYFHSRINKERTSLPLKNTIADGLRISVPGQNPYPIIEKYVDEIVLVEDEHIIAGMRALAKDAKLIAEPAASIGVGALLAGSIDVKRDEKVCAVLSGGNWDLRDLAEIYNVAG
- a CDS encoding ornithine cyclodeaminase family protein produces the protein MKTLLLKKDEVKRLIGMTEVIGAVEEAYKAFNSDQVEQPDYIGIDLPPPRGEIDFKLGYYKAIEVISMKASSGGFIDNPTAHGVPNGMATIFLFDARSGALICVMDGSLILGLRTGASGAVSVKALARKNARTIASIGTGNQARMQIRAINEIMKIEVIHAWDSRADTLSKYKTDIESEFGIPVIMANSKKEAVEQADILITTTRGKGSLVEADWVKPGTHIVAIGTDQRGKQELDPELFRNAKVVVDSIAQCTEKGETWHPLNKNIIAKDDIYGEIGEVLLGKKPGRESDEEITIFDSTGMAIHDNTTASKVHQNAIANNVGTFFQFFE
- a CDS encoding NAD(P)/FAD-dependent oxidoreductase, whose amino-acid sequence is MPAPLQYVESSLALPAAADAVVIGGGIVGVFAAYYLARRGMKVALVEKGRIGAEQSSRNWGWCRQQNRDARELPIATKSLDLWDRFAAESGEDTGFRRCGLLYLGNSEEELAGWARWRDFARTVGVTTHMLDSAQATERGRATGKPWKGGVFSPTDGTADPASAAPAVARAILKLGGTVHQSCAARGIETEGGRLSSVVTEHGTIRTTTAILAGGAWASSFCRQLGIRFPQVAIRSSILAVSPGAIGLPDALHTAAVSVTRRADGGYTLAISGRGRVDPTPQQLRFSPQFLPMFVKRWRSLAPGGLEGFRSGHETLARWRLDAPTPMERMRILDPAVDKATIRLTHLRALDLLPPLQNTSIAAAWAGYIDSTPDGVPGIGEIAAVPGFILAAGFSGHGFGIGPGAGHLIADIVSGNEPIVDPRPYHPDRFRKSAWGKVADF